The Streptomyces sp. SS1-1 genome has a segment encoding these proteins:
- the ctaD gene encoding cytochrome c oxidase subunit I has protein sequence MKRIRDIRGVRAVRWLTTTDHKTIGTLYLVTSFAFFVIGGVMALLMRAELARPGLQIMSNEQFNQAFTMHGTIMLLMFATPLFAGFANWIMPLQIGAPDVAFPRLNMFAYWLYLFGSLIAVGGFLTPQGAADFGWFAYSPLSDAVRSPGVGADMWIMGLAFSGFGTILGSVNFITTIICMRAPGMTMFRMPIFVWNVLLTAVLVLLAFPVLAAALFALEADRKFGAHVFDSANGGALLWQHLFWFFGHPEVYIIALPFFGIISEVIPVFSRKPMFGYMGLIAATIAIAGLSVTVWAHHMYVTGGVLLPFFSFMTFLIAVPTGVKFFNWIGTMWNGSLSFETPMLWSFGFLLTFVFGGLTGVMLASPPLDFPTSDTYFVVAHFHYVIFGTVVFAMFAGFHFWWPKFTGRMLDERLGKVTFWTLFIGFHGTFLVQHWLGVNGMQRRIPDYLAVEGLTALNTLSTIFSFVLGLSFLPFFYNVWKTAKYGKPVGVDDPWGYGRSLEWATSCPPPRHNFVTLPRIRSESPAFDLHHAAVPEREVAAL, from the coding sequence GTGAAAAGGATCAGAGACATCAGGGGCGTCCGGGCCGTGCGGTGGCTGACGACGACCGACCACAAGACGATCGGGACGCTGTACCTCGTCACGTCGTTCGCGTTCTTCGTGATCGGTGGCGTGATGGCGCTGCTCATGCGCGCCGAGCTGGCTCGACCTGGTCTGCAGATCATGTCGAACGAGCAGTTCAACCAGGCGTTCACGATGCACGGCACGATCATGCTGCTGATGTTCGCGACGCCGCTGTTCGCGGGCTTCGCGAACTGGATCATGCCGCTGCAGATCGGCGCGCCGGACGTGGCGTTCCCGCGGCTGAACATGTTCGCCTACTGGCTGTACCTGTTCGGCTCGCTCATCGCGGTGGGCGGCTTCCTGACCCCGCAGGGCGCGGCCGACTTCGGCTGGTTCGCCTACAGCCCGCTGTCGGACGCGGTGCGCTCGCCGGGTGTCGGCGCCGACATGTGGATCATGGGTCTGGCCTTCTCCGGCTTCGGCACGATCCTCGGTTCGGTCAACTTCATCACCACGATCATCTGCATGCGCGCGCCGGGCATGACCATGTTCCGCATGCCGATCTTCGTGTGGAACGTGCTGCTGACCGCGGTGCTGGTCCTGCTGGCCTTCCCGGTGCTGGCGGCGGCGCTGTTCGCACTGGAGGCGGACCGCAAGTTCGGCGCCCACGTGTTCGACTCGGCCAACGGCGGGGCGTTGCTGTGGCAACACCTGTTCTGGTTCTTCGGGCATCCGGAGGTGTACATCATCGCGCTGCCGTTCTTCGGCATCATCAGTGAGGTCATCCCGGTCTTCTCCCGCAAGCCGATGTTCGGCTACATGGGCCTGATCGCGGCGACCATCGCCATCGCGGGCCTGTCCGTGACCGTGTGGGCGCACCACATGTACGTCACCGGCGGTGTGCTCCTGCCGTTCTTCTCCTTCATGACGTTCCTCATCGCCGTCCCCACCGGCGTGAAGTTCTTCAACTGGATCGGAACGATGTGGAACGGGTCCCTGAGTTTCGAGACGCCCATGCTGTGGTCCTTCGGGTTCCTCCTGACGTTCGTCTTCGGCGGCCTCACGGGCGTCATGCTGGCCTCTCCCCCGCTGGACTTCCCGACCTCGGACACCTACTTCGTCGTGGCGCACTTCCACTACGTCATCTTCGGGACCGTGGTCTTCGCGATGTTCGCCGGATTCCACTTCTGGTGGCCGAAGTTCACCGGCAGGATGCTCGACGAGCGCCTGGGCAAGGTCACCTTCTGGACGCTGTTCATCGGCTTCCACGGCACGTTCCTGGTCCAGCACTGGCTGGGGGTGAACGGCATGCAGCGGCGCATCCCGGACTACCTGGCGGTGGAGGGCCTGACCGCGCTGAACACCCTCTCGACCATCTTCTCCTTCGTCCTGGGCCTGTCGTTCCTGCCGTTCTTCTACAACGTCTGGAAGACCGCCAAGTACGGCAAGCCGGTCGGCGTCGACGACCCGTGGGGCTACGGCCGTTCGCTGGAGTGGGCGACGTCCTGCCCGCCGCCGCGCCACAACTTCGTCACCCTGCCGCGCATCCGCTCCGAGTCCCCGGCGTTCGACCTGCACCACGCGGCGGTGCCGGAGCGGGAGGTGGCCGCGCTGTGA
- a CDS encoding RNA polymerase sigma factor has protein sequence MSNDEIFAAAYREHYWAVSRYVARRLDGRTSEVEEVVAEVFTVAWRRRDDLPAAPLPWLYGVARNCLANAVRGYGRRRRLVDRLGNDDAAHGRHIEAGPDAEPPGAWVHDVLARLSPADQEVLRLAAWEELGVEEIAVVLGCGTRAASMRLHRARRRLKAEIDQLCPALTTGTTATKEQQHG, from the coding sequence ATGAGCAACGACGAGATCTTCGCCGCTGCCTATCGCGAGCACTACTGGGCGGTCAGCCGCTACGTCGCGCGGCGACTGGACGGCCGGACGAGTGAGGTCGAGGAAGTGGTGGCGGAGGTGTTCACCGTCGCCTGGCGGCGCCGGGACGACCTCCCGGCCGCCCCGCTGCCCTGGCTGTACGGCGTGGCACGCAACTGCCTCGCCAACGCGGTACGCGGCTACGGGCGCCGGCGCCGGCTGGTCGACCGCCTCGGCAACGACGACGCGGCGCACGGCCGGCACATCGAGGCGGGCCCCGACGCCGAGCCGCCCGGCGCCTGGGTGCACGACGTGCTGGCCCGGCTGTCCCCGGCCGACCAGGAGGTGCTGCGCCTCGCGGCCTGGGAGGAGCTCGGCGTCGAGGAGATCGCCGTCGTCCTCGGCTGCGGCACGCGCGCCGCGTCGATGCGGCTGCACCGCGCCCGCCGCCGGCTGAAGGCCGAGATCGACCAGCTGTGCCCCGCCCTCACGACCGGTACGACAGCCACGAAGGAGCAGCAGCATGGCTGA
- a CDS encoding CU044_5270 family protein — MADELDLLRAADPVPADHPRLGDGPLDQRAERLLADLRREPSARRRVRWPRLGPGIRPRPAWALLAAVVTAVTLSLVVGGTATTPALAAPRPLVVRADTTPVTLTELARRARADAAAGGEALRKGTHVQSWSLAMSEDKAPITLPEERIVRWKPDGSHTELVVATDPTHPGRPVLRDDAEGPRLVEDGHVVSRRTYPRSWSDAPPQSPPPRDATRLRAWLQEAASEPDGLGTGQILDAVELMLDNWTLGARESAALAELLAGTEGLRPAGRVTDRLGRPGLAYTYEERGLAHLLIMDPRTGAVLGRETTFTRADPTYGVRAGDVMAYSAWMR; from the coding sequence ATGGCTGACGAACTCGACCTCCTGCGCGCCGCCGATCCGGTCCCCGCCGACCACCCCCGCCTCGGCGACGGGCCCCTCGACCAGCGGGCCGAACGCCTCCTCGCCGACCTGCGCCGCGAGCCGTCCGCCCGTCGCCGCGTCCGGTGGCCCCGGCTCGGCCCCGGTATCCGTCCCCGGCCGGCCTGGGCGCTGCTGGCCGCCGTCGTCACCGCCGTCACCCTCAGCCTCGTCGTCGGCGGCACCGCCACCACGCCCGCCCTGGCCGCGCCCCGCCCGCTCGTCGTCCGGGCCGACACCACCCCGGTGACGCTGACGGAGCTGGCGCGGCGGGCCCGCGCGGACGCCGCCGCCGGAGGCGAGGCCCTGCGCAAGGGCACCCATGTGCAGTCGTGGAGCCTCGCCATGAGCGAGGACAAGGCGCCGATCACGCTCCCCGAGGAGCGGATCGTGCGCTGGAAGCCCGACGGCAGCCACACCGAACTCGTGGTGGCGACCGACCCCACCCATCCGGGCCGGCCCGTGCTGCGCGACGACGCCGAGGGCCCCCGGCTCGTCGAGGACGGCCATGTCGTCAGCCGCCGCACCTACCCCCGCAGCTGGAGCGACGCCCCGCCCCAGTCCCCGCCGCCGCGTGACGCGACCCGGCTGCGGGCCTGGCTCCAGGAGGCCGCCTCCGAACCCGACGGGCTCGGCACCGGCCAGATCCTCGATGCCGTGGAACTGATGCTCGACAACTGGACGCTGGGCGCCCGCGAGTCCGCCGCGCTCGCCGAGCTGCTCGCCGGGACGGAGGGCCTGCGCCCGGCCGGCCGGGTCACCGACCGGCTCGGCCGGCCGGGGCTGGCGTACACGTACGAGGAACGCGGCCTCGCCCACCTGCTGATCATGGACCCGCGCACCGGCGCGGTCCTCGGCCGCGAGACGACGTTCACCCGGGCCGACCCCACGTACGGGGTGCGGGCCGGGGACGTCATGGCGTACAGCGCCTGGATGCGCTGA
- a CDS encoding YihY/virulence factor BrkB family protein, translating to MTRLLKSRHEDPEDRPGARADSGEGGRARGPETGAETTQERFGPDPQVEGRAPDSPTDLPKRSWFAALKGTLREFKDDELTDRAAALTYYGVLSLFPALLVLVSLLGLVGRSATDKVMENIEKMAPGSARDILTRAVEQLQGNGGLGSIMAVVGILLAVWSASGYVAAFIRTANAVYDMPEGRPVWKVLPVRLGVTVALMVLAVISALIVVFTGSLAKEVGSTLGIGDTALTVWAIAKWPVLAVLVTTMIALLYWASPNAKVRGFRWITPGSALALVIWLIASGGFAVYVANFASYNKTYGTMAGVIVFLVWLWIGNLAILLGLEFDAEAVRQRAIAGGHPPEEEPYATPRDTTTWDEQDKRRLRSP from the coding sequence ATGACGCGACTACTGAAATCCAGGCATGAGGACCCCGAGGACCGGCCCGGCGCACGGGCGGACTCGGGTGAGGGCGGGCGGGCACGGGGACCGGAGACCGGCGCGGAGACGACGCAGGAGCGGTTCGGCCCGGACCCTCAGGTGGAGGGGCGCGCCCCGGACTCGCCGACCGACCTGCCGAAGCGGTCGTGGTTCGCGGCGCTGAAGGGCACCCTGCGGGAGTTCAAGGACGACGAGCTGACCGACCGCGCGGCGGCGCTGACGTACTACGGCGTGCTGTCGCTCTTCCCGGCCCTGCTGGTGCTGGTGTCCCTGCTCGGACTGGTCGGCAGGTCGGCCACCGACAAGGTCATGGAGAACATCGAGAAGATGGCCCCCGGGTCGGCCCGGGACATCCTCACCCGTGCCGTGGAGCAGTTGCAGGGCAACGGCGGCCTCGGCTCGATCATGGCCGTCGTCGGCATCCTGCTGGCCGTGTGGTCGGCGTCCGGCTATGTCGCCGCGTTCATCCGCACGGCCAACGCCGTCTACGACATGCCGGAGGGCCGTCCCGTCTGGAAGGTGCTGCCGGTACGGCTCGGGGTGACGGTGGCGCTGATGGTGCTGGCCGTGATCAGCGCCCTGATCGTCGTCTTCACCGGGTCGCTGGCCAAGGAGGTCGGCAGCACGCTGGGCATCGGGGACACCGCGCTGACGGTGTGGGCCATCGCCAAGTGGCCGGTCCTGGCCGTCCTCGTCACAACCATGATCGCCCTGCTGTACTGGGCCTCCCCGAACGCCAAGGTGCGCGGTTTCCGCTGGATCACGCCGGGCAGCGCGCTGGCCCTGGTGATCTGGCTGATCGCCTCGGGCGGTTTCGCGGTGTACGTCGCCAACTTCGCCTCGTACAACAAGACCTACGGCACGATGGCCGGCGTGATCGTCTTCCTGGTGTGGCTGTGGATCGGGAACCTGGCGATCCTCCTCGGCCTGGAGTTCGACGCGGAGGCGGTGCGGCAGCGCGCGATCGCCGGCGGGCATCCTCCGGAGGAGGAGCCGTACGCGACGCCGCGCGACACCACCACGTGGGACGAGCAGGACAAGCGCCGGCTGCGCAGCCCGTGA
- a CDS encoding alanine--tRNA ligase-related protein, whose amino-acid sequence MDTDQIVRTFTDFFQERGHRRITGGSLVTPPGDPVLFTTSGMHPLTPYLEGRPHPLGRRLSGLQRCLRTTDLGEVGDRTHLTVFEMLGSWSLGDYGLPRSLRWGHELLRDGFGVPPERMHVTVFGGDDETGPDDESLDTWRELGVPVETTSDDNWWSHGPAGLCGPDSEIFVWTGGPDTPPQGTPTTDSRWVEVWNHVGMRHHRTEDGTLEPLRQRNVDTGMGLERLVMLLQGRDSVYDTDLFEPWTRSLPPLWHLDERGARLVTDHLRSAAVVIGDGVRPSASTRGYVLRRLVRRTLTTLWRDDPSRTLADLPEEPLEHTLDHFRLPTGTQEVRGVLREEERRFRDLVRRGRRVLDRREFSGPLSDDDYRRLHDTYGLPRDLVTSLRAG is encoded by the coding sequence ATGGACACCGACCAGATCGTGCGCACCTTCACCGACTTCTTCCAGGAGCGCGGCCACCGACGGATCACCGGCGGCAGCCTCGTGACCCCGCCCGGCGACCCCGTCCTGTTCACCACCTCCGGCATGCACCCCCTGACCCCGTATCTGGAGGGCCGCCCGCATCCGCTCGGGCGGCGGCTCAGCGGGCTCCAGCGCTGTCTGCGCACCACCGACCTCGGCGAGGTGGGCGACCGCACCCATCTCACCGTGTTCGAGATGCTGGGCTCGTGGTCGCTCGGCGACTACGGCCTCCCGCGGAGCCTGCGCTGGGGCCACGAGCTGCTGCGGGACGGCTTCGGCGTCCCGCCGGAGCGGATGCACGTCACCGTCTTCGGCGGCGACGACGAGACCGGCCCCGACGACGAGTCCCTCGACACCTGGCGGGAGCTGGGGGTACCCGTCGAGACGACGAGCGACGACAACTGGTGGTCCCACGGCCCGGCCGGGCTGTGCGGCCCCGACTCGGAGATCTTCGTGTGGACCGGCGGGCCGGACACCCCGCCGCAGGGCACCCCCACGACCGACTCCCGCTGGGTCGAGGTCTGGAACCACGTGGGGATGCGCCACCACCGCACCGAGGACGGCACCCTGGAACCGCTGCGGCAGCGCAACGTCGACACGGGCATGGGCCTGGAACGGCTCGTGATGCTCCTCCAGGGCCGGGACTCGGTGTACGACACCGACCTGTTCGAACCGTGGACCCGGTCCCTGCCGCCGCTGTGGCACCTGGACGAGCGGGGAGCCCGGCTGGTCACCGACCACCTGCGGTCCGCCGCCGTCGTCATCGGCGACGGCGTACGGCCGTCGGCCTCCACCCGCGGCTACGTCCTGCGCCGCCTGGTCCGCCGCACCCTCACCACCCTGTGGCGCGACGACCCCTCCCGCACCCTCGCCGACCTGCCGGAGGAACCGCTGGAGCACACCCTGGACCACTTCCGGCTGCCCACCGGCACACAGGAGGTGCGCGGGGTGCTGCGCGAGGAGGAACGCCGGTTCCGCGATCTGGTGCGGCGCGGCCGCCGCGTCCTGGACCGGCGCGAGTTCTCGGGCCCGCTGAGCGACGACGACTACCGCCGCCTGCACGACACGTACGGCCTGCCCCGTGACCTCGTCACGAGCCTGCGAGCCGGCTGA
- a CDS encoding nuclear transport factor 2 family protein has protein sequence MGTSTTPSFDTDTLRRAVEGNTPDTLLSLYTDDAEIRVVNRNAQPSSPKVLHGRDEIGDMLTDVYSRDMTHKLEGCVVQGDNAAYSESCEYADGVRVMSESMITLRDGKISRQIIIEAWDE, from the coding sequence ATGGGCACCAGCACCACCCCCTCGTTCGACACGGACACCCTGCGCCGGGCCGTGGAGGGGAACACCCCGGACACCCTTCTGTCGCTGTACACCGACGACGCGGAGATCCGCGTGGTCAACCGCAACGCGCAGCCCAGCAGCCCCAAGGTGCTGCACGGCCGCGACGAGATCGGCGACATGCTCACCGACGTCTACAGCCGGGACATGACGCACAAGCTGGAGGGATGCGTCGTCCAGGGCGACAACGCCGCCTACAGCGAGTCCTGCGAGTACGCGGACGGCGTCCGCGTGATGTCCGAGTCGATGATCACCCTGCGCGACGGGAAGATCTCCCGGCAGATCATCATCGAGGCCTGGGACGAGTAG
- a CDS encoding rhodanese-like domain-containing protein, with translation MNAPLTPTALAVDEARSRLSGLTVVDVRTPGEYAAGHLPGALNVPLDRLTSALPALRRLPAGRLLVVCASGARSENACRVLAEHGVTAMTLTGGTQGWAADGHDLRRPDPGARAGWSMERQVRFTAGTVVLAGVALSLLHPAWLLLSAGIAGGLVFSALTDTCGMAAVLARLPHNRPRAADLDATLAELEARAAAPQD, from the coding sequence ATGAACGCGCCCCTGACCCCCACCGCCCTCGCCGTCGACGAGGCCCGCTCGCGGCTGTCCGGCCTGACCGTCGTCGACGTCCGCACGCCGGGCGAGTACGCGGCCGGGCATCTGCCCGGCGCCCTGAACGTGCCGCTGGACCGGCTCACCTCCGCCCTGCCGGCCCTGCGGCGGCTGCCCGCCGGGCGGCTGCTGGTGGTGTGCGCCTCGGGCGCCCGCTCGGAGAACGCCTGCCGGGTCCTCGCCGAGCACGGGGTCACCGCCATGACACTGACCGGCGGCACCCAGGGCTGGGCGGCGGACGGACACGACCTGCGCCGCCCCGACCCGGGCGCGCGGGCCGGCTGGTCGATGGAGCGCCAGGTCCGCTTCACGGCCGGCACGGTCGTCCTCGCCGGTGTCGCCCTGTCCCTGCTGCACCCCGCCTGGCTGCTGCTGTCGGCCGGGATCGCGGGGGGCCTGGTCTTCTCGGCGCTCACCGACACCTGCGGTATGGCCGCCGTCCTCGCGCGGCTCCCGCACAACCGCCCCCGCGCCGCCGATCTCGACGCCACCCTGGCCGAGTTGGAGGCCCGCGCGGCGGCGCCACAGGACTGA
- a CDS encoding metal-sensitive transcriptional regulator — translation MELQFEGDDLKSVLNRLRRAQGQISGVIKMIEEGRDCEDVVTQLAAASRALDRAGFAIIATGLQQCLTDVEKGRADGETAEQMKGRLEKLFLSLA, via the coding sequence GTGGAGCTTCAGTTCGAGGGCGACGACCTCAAGTCGGTGCTGAACCGCCTGCGCCGGGCGCAGGGCCAGATCTCCGGCGTGATCAAGATGATCGAGGAGGGCCGCGACTGCGAGGACGTGGTCACCCAGCTCGCCGCCGCGTCCCGCGCCCTCGACCGGGCCGGTTTCGCGATCATCGCGACGGGCCTCCAGCAGTGCCTGACCGACGTCGAGAAGGGCCGCGCGGACGGTGAGACGGCGGAGCAGATGAAGGGGCGGCTGGAGAAGCTGTTCCTCTCGCTGGCGTAG
- a CDS encoding sulfite exporter TauE/SafE family protein produces MSALVLGLLSGGVTGLALGALGGGGSMLAVPALMYLLGLAPAEAATASLVVVAVTSASALAAHARRGAVRWRAGALFAAAGLVPAALGGALSGRLPAALLTGAFAVLAALAALRMLRPSATVRHPDVPVRPSRVVRAGAGLGAVTGVLGVGGGFLAVPALVGVVGLRMRAAVGTSLLVITVNALVALGGRAGAAATVDWPAVGPFAAAAVLGAWDGRRLAEKVSGGTLQRIFACALLVVAAVMLADAVL; encoded by the coding sequence GTGAGCGCGCTCGTCCTGGGGCTGCTCTCGGGCGGTGTGACCGGGCTCGCGCTCGGGGCGCTGGGCGGCGGCGGCAGCATGCTGGCGGTGCCCGCGCTGATGTACCTGCTGGGGCTCGCACCGGCCGAGGCCGCCACCGCCAGCCTGGTCGTCGTGGCGGTCACCTCGGCGTCGGCCCTCGCGGCGCACGCCCGCCGGGGCGCGGTGCGCTGGCGGGCCGGGGCGCTGTTCGCGGCGGCGGGCCTGGTGCCGGCCGCGCTCGGCGGCGCCCTGTCCGGGCGGCTGCCGGCCGCGCTGCTGACCGGCGCCTTCGCGGTGCTCGCCGCGCTCGCGGCGCTGCGCATGCTGCGGCCGTCGGCGACCGTACGGCACCCGGACGTGCCGGTGCGGCCCTCGCGGGTCGTCCGGGCCGGCGCCGGGCTCGGCGCGGTGACCGGGGTGCTCGGGGTCGGCGGCGGCTTCCTCGCCGTACCGGCGCTGGTGGGCGTGGTGGGGCTGCGCATGCGGGCCGCCGTCGGCACCAGTCTGCTGGTCATCACCGTCAACGCGCTGGTGGCGCTGGGCGGGCGGGCCGGCGCCGCCGCGACGGTCGACTGGCCGGCCGTGGGGCCGTTCGCGGCGGCCGCGGTGCTCGGCGCGTGGGACGGCAGGCGGCTGGCCGAGAAGGTCTCCGGCGGCACGCTCCAGCGGATCTTCGCCTGCGCCCTGCTGGTGGTGGCCGCCGTGATGCTGGCCGACGCCGTCCTGTGA
- a CDS encoding MBL fold metallo-hydrolase: protein MYFVDTIDTPGLGNRGYLVGGPDAAAVVDPPRDVDRVIAAAARRGVRVTHVVETHLHNDYVSGGLELARLTGARYLVPAAADVAFARTPVADGDRVRLDATLALRALATPGHTPHHTSYVLEESGRAVAVFTGGSLLIGTVGRPDLVEPALTARLARAQYDSAHRLAAELPDETAVLPTHGFGSLCAATQTDGGTDTTIGHERTVNDALVKDVDTFVAELIAGLDDIPAYYAHMSPANARGPAPVDLTPPRLADADEIAARLAAGEWVVDLRNRVAFAEGHVPGSLNFAAEGQFAALLAWLLPWGRPVTLLAETPERVAEAQRELVRVGVDRPAAAATGSPADWTAGGAPPRSFRRARFADLAAQEDAVIVDVRRDTERASGYIKGSLHIPLHLLRERLAGIPDGTVWVHCAAGARAAIAASLLDAAGREVVAVDDPFDAARDAGLPMGRLTPAEALARTDAVLLDVRDPEAFAAGHAPGALSVPLTALEAGAALPAAAEGRPVVAICRSGRRSRDAAALLTARGVDAVDVLGGTLAWAEAGLPLVAESGAGRAV, encoded by the coding sequence GTGTACTTCGTCGACACCATCGACACACCGGGACTCGGCAACCGCGGCTATCTGGTGGGCGGCCCGGACGCCGCGGCCGTCGTCGATCCACCGCGGGACGTCGACCGGGTGATCGCCGCCGCCGCGCGGCGCGGGGTGCGCGTCACGCACGTCGTGGAGACCCACCTGCACAACGACTACGTCTCCGGGGGCCTGGAGCTGGCCCGCCTCACCGGCGCCCGCTACCTCGTCCCGGCCGCCGCCGACGTCGCGTTCGCGCGGACCCCGGTCGCCGACGGGGACCGCGTCCGGCTCGACGCCACTCTCGCCCTGCGGGCGCTGGCCACCCCCGGTCACACCCCGCACCACACCTCGTACGTCCTGGAGGAGTCCGGGCGCGCGGTCGCCGTGTTCACCGGCGGTTCGCTGCTCATCGGGACGGTGGGCCGGCCCGACCTGGTCGAGCCCGCGCTCACCGCCCGGCTCGCGCGGGCCCAGTACGACTCCGCGCACCGGCTCGCCGCCGAACTGCCCGACGAGACGGCGGTCCTGCCCACCCACGGCTTCGGCAGCCTGTGCGCCGCCACGCAGACGGACGGCGGGACGGACACCACGATCGGGCACGAGCGGACCGTCAACGACGCCCTGGTGAAGGACGTCGACACCTTCGTCGCCGAGCTGATCGCCGGCCTGGACGACATCCCCGCGTACTACGCGCACATGTCCCCGGCGAACGCGCGCGGCCCGGCCCCGGTCGACCTGACGCCCCCGCGGCTCGCGGACGCGGACGAGATCGCGGCGCGGCTGGCCGCCGGCGAGTGGGTGGTGGACCTGCGCAACCGGGTCGCGTTCGCCGAGGGCCATGTGCCGGGCTCCCTCAACTTCGCCGCCGAGGGGCAGTTCGCGGCCCTGCTGGCCTGGCTGCTGCCGTGGGGCAGGCCCGTCACCCTCCTCGCGGAGACGCCGGAGCGGGTCGCCGAGGCGCAGCGCGAACTGGTCCGGGTCGGCGTCGACCGGCCGGCCGCCGCGGCCACCGGCTCCCCGGCCGACTGGACGGCGGGCGGCGCCCCACCGCGCTCCTTCCGCCGGGCCCGTTTCGCGGACCTGGCCGCCCAGGAGGACGCCGTGATCGTCGATGTCCGGCGGGACACCGAGCGGGCCTCCGGGTACATCAAGGGGTCGCTGCACATCCCGCTGCACCTGCTGCGCGAGCGGCTGGCCGGGATACCGGACGGCACCGTGTGGGTGCACTGCGCCGCCGGGGCGCGGGCCGCGATCGCCGCCTCCCTGCTGGACGCGGCGGGCCGTGAGGTCGTCGCCGTCGACGACCCGTTCGACGCCGCGCGGGACGCGGGCCTGCCCATGGGCCGGCTCACCCCGGCCGAGGCCCTGGCGCGCACGGACGCCGTGCTGCTGGACGTGCGGGACCCCGAGGCGTTCGCGGCGGGGCACGCGCCGGGCGCGCTGTCCGTCCCGCTGACCGCGCTGGAGGCGGGCGCTGCGCTGCCGGCCGCCGCCGAGGGCCGTCCCGTCGTCGCCATCTGCCGCTCGGGACGGCGTTCCCGGGACGCGGCGGCGCTGCTCACGGCACGCGGCGTGGACGCCGTGGACGTGCTCGGCGGCACGCTGGCCTGGGCGGAGGCGGGGCTGCCCCTCGTGGCGGAGTCCGGAGCCGGCCGTGCCGTGTAG
- a CDS encoding S-(hydroxymethyl)mycothiol dehydrogenase: protein MAQEVRGVIAAGKDEPVRVETIVVPDPGPGEAVVQVQACGVCHTDLHYKQGGISNDFPFLLGHEAAGIVESVGDGVTDVAPGDFVILNWRAVCGHCRACLRGRPWYCFDTHNATQKMTLAATGQELSPALGIGAFAEKTLVAAGQCTKVDPAVSPQVAGLLGCGVMAGIGAAINTGNVGRGDSVAVIGCGGVGDAAIAGSRLAGASKIIAVDIDDRKLAKAREMGATHTVNSRETDPVEAIRDLTGGFGADVVIEAVGRPETYQQAFYARDLAGTVVLVGVPTPEMKLELPLLDVFGRGGALKSSWYGDCLPSRDFPMLIDLHLQGRLDLGGFVTETIALTDVEKAFERMHHGDVLRSVVVF from the coding sequence ATGGCGCAGGAAGTACGCGGCGTGATCGCAGCGGGCAAGGACGAACCGGTGCGGGTGGAGACGATCGTCGTGCCCGACCCGGGGCCGGGCGAGGCCGTCGTCCAGGTCCAGGCCTGCGGTGTCTGTCATACCGACCTCCACTACAAGCAGGGCGGCATCAGCAACGACTTCCCCTTCCTGCTCGGCCACGAGGCCGCCGGGATCGTCGAGTCGGTCGGCGACGGCGTCACCGACGTCGCGCCCGGCGACTTCGTGATCCTCAACTGGCGTGCGGTGTGCGGCCACTGCCGGGCCTGTCTGCGCGGACGCCCCTGGTACTGCTTCGACACGCACAACGCGACGCAGAAGATGACCCTCGCCGCCACCGGGCAGGAACTCTCCCCGGCCCTCGGCATCGGCGCCTTCGCGGAGAAGACCCTGGTGGCGGCCGGGCAGTGCACCAAGGTGGACCCGGCCGTCAGCCCCCAGGTCGCCGGGCTGCTGGGCTGCGGCGTGATGGCGGGCATCGGCGCCGCCATCAACACCGGGAACGTCGGCCGGGGCGACAGCGTCGCCGTCATCGGGTGCGGCGGCGTCGGGGACGCGGCGATCGCCGGATCGCGGCTCGCCGGCGCGTCGAAGATCATCGCCGTCGACATCGACGACCGCAAGCTCGCCAAGGCCCGCGAGATGGGCGCCACCCACACGGTCAACTCCCGTGAGACCGACCCGGTCGAGGCGATCCGCGACCTCACCGGAGGGTTCGGCGCCGACGTCGTCATCGAGGCCGTCGGCCGCCCCGAGACCTACCAGCAGGCCTTCTACGCCCGCGACCTCGCCGGCACGGTCGTCCTCGTCGGCGTGCCGACGCCCGAGATGAAGCTCGAACTGCCTCTGCTGGACGTCTTCGGGCGCGGCGGCGCGCTCAAGTCGTCCTGGTACGGCGACTGTCTGCCCTCCCGTGACTTCCCGATGCTGATCGACCTGCATCTCCAGGGCCGCCTGGACCTCGGCGGGTTCGTCACCGAGACCATCGCGCTCACCGACGTGGAGAAGGCGTTCGAGCGGATGCACCACGGCGACGTGCTGCGCTCGGTGGTGGTGTTCTGA